One Deltaproteobacteria bacterium DNA segment encodes these proteins:
- a CDS encoding CBS domain-containing protein → MDIVTTHNSSDFDAVASLVAAGLLYPEAVLVIPGRINANVKGFLSIHKDLFNFSLARDLDLSQADRLIVTDVNQWGRIDQLAQLKKKQGLTVHVWDHHNAETDMDPEEIHQETTGACTTILVEEIQKRAIPISPMQATLFLAGIYEDTGNLTFPSTTSRDAYAVAFLLANFADLSVLENFLRPTYGPKQKDILYEMLQNAERIKANGFRISICAMEIKGHINGLSLVVHMYRDILNLDAAFGIFTDPEQKRTIVIARSGVDGLDVGKMMRTMGGGGHPAAASAMLKDVSSEGVKEWILELIRDNRRSSATIGDLMSFPVESIDPEMKMDEVAKILENKKYSGMPVVSEGRLLGVISRRDVNKLKKTSQWRAPVRAFMSTDVTTAPPNMGVPEAARLMVKHDIGRLPVVDEGQLIGIFTRSDAMIYYYDLLPE, encoded by the coding sequence GTGGACATCGTAACGACCCACAACAGCTCCGATTTTGACGCCGTGGCCTCGCTGGTTGCGGCTGGACTGTTATACCCCGAAGCGGTTCTCGTCATTCCAGGCAGGATCAACGCCAACGTAAAAGGCTTTTTGTCCATCCACAAGGACCTGTTCAACTTCTCCCTAGCAAGGGACCTCGACCTTTCCCAGGCCGACCGGCTGATAGTTACGGACGTCAACCAGTGGGGCCGGATAGACCAGCTCGCCCAGCTCAAAAAAAAGCAGGGCCTTACGGTTCACGTATGGGATCACCACAACGCCGAAACGGACATGGACCCCGAAGAAATCCACCAGGAGACCACGGGCGCATGCACGACCATACTAGTGGAGGAAATCCAGAAGCGGGCCATCCCCATTTCACCCATGCAGGCAACCCTGTTTCTGGCCGGAATCTACGAGGACACCGGCAACCTCACCTTTCCCTCCACCACCTCAAGGGACGCCTACGCCGTCGCATTTTTGCTGGCCAACTTCGCCGACTTGAGCGTGCTTGAAAATTTCCTTCGCCCCACCTACGGCCCAAAACAAAAGGACATCCTCTACGAGATGCTTCAAAACGCGGAACGCATAAAGGCCAACGGTTTCCGCATAAGCATCTGCGCCATGGAGATAAAGGGCCACATAAACGGGCTCTCCCTGGTTGTCCACATGTACCGCGACATCTTGAACCTCGATGCCGCCTTCGGCATTTTTACCGACCCGGAGCAGAAAAGAACCATAGTCATCGCCCGGAGCGGGGTTGACGGACTGGACGTTGGCAAGATGATGCGGACCATGGGCGGCGGCGGGCACCCGGCGGCGGCCTCGGCCATGCTGAAGGACGTCAGCTCCGAGGGCGTCAAGGAATGGATCCTGGAACTCATCCGCGACAACAGAAGAAGCTCCGCCACCATAGGCGACCTCATGTCCTTTCCAGTGGAATCCATCGATCCTGAAATGAAGATGGACGAGGTGGCGAAAATCCTGGAAAACAAGAAATATTCGGGAATGCCTGTGGTGTCGGAAGGCAGGCTCTTGGGCGTAATCTCGCGGCGCGACGTCAACAAGCTGAAAAAGACCTCCCAGTGGAGAGCGCCTGTAAGGGCCTTCATGTCAACGGACGTAACCACCGCGCCCCCCAACATGGGGGTTCCCGAAGCCGCCAGGCTCATGGTGAAACACGACATAGGAAGGCTTCCCGTGGTGGACGAGGGCCAGCTCATAGGCATTTTCACCCGTTCGGACGCCATGATCTACTATTACGACCTTCTGCCGGAGTAG
- a CDS encoding ankyrin repeat domain-containing protein, whose amino-acid sequence MKIVFSGFLAFLLLCGSPGLGRAGAERIDTSWTPLMKAAFSGDIKALAALLAQKPGLEKKNRDGDTALVLASEAGYVPCVTALVEAGADINVKSGRIGLTPLMLLADKGLTNPVEDLCRKGARVDAKTVHGQTALYLASFRGHAETAAVLLRYKADPNARDKVGQTPLLLSIQAGHHHVAKMLLGYGAKPNIPGGPEQQDALMAATITGNPELVRLLLKKGASVRTRDFDGMTALMYAAESGHAEIARILLENGADYDEKDNEGMSALGWAAQSGYTDIVNLMLSGRYNRPGKK is encoded by the coding sequence ATGAAGATTGTCTTTTCGGGATTTCTGGCCTTTTTGCTCCTTTGCGGTTCACCCGGCCTGGGCCGGGCGGGCGCTGAAAGGATCGATACGTCCTGGACCCCTCTCATGAAGGCCGCATTTTCGGGAGACATAAAGGCGCTTGCCGCTCTTCTGGCTCAAAAGCCGGGGCTTGAAAAGAAAAACAGGGACGGCGACACCGCCCTCGTCCTTGCAAGCGAGGCCGGATACGTTCCATGCGTCACAGCCCTGGTTGAGGCGGGGGCGGACATCAACGTAAAATCCGGCAGGATAGGGCTCACGCCCCTGATGCTTCTGGCGGACAAGGGGCTCACGAACCCGGTGGAGGACCTTTGCCGGAAAGGGGCCAGGGTGGACGCAAAAACCGTTCACGGCCAGACCGCGCTTTACCTTGCCTCTTTTCGGGGACACGCCGAAACTGCGGCGGTTCTTCTAAGGTACAAGGCCGACCCCAACGCCAGGGACAAGGTGGGCCAGACGCCGCTTCTTCTGTCGATCCAGGCGGGGCATCACCACGTTGCCAAAATGCTTCTGGGATACGGCGCGAAACCGAACATTCCGGGAGGCCCGGAACAGCAGGACGCGCTCATGGCCGCAACCATAACCGGAAACCCGGAACTGGTGAGGCTTTTACTTAAAAAGGGGGCGAGCGTCCGAACCAGGGACTTTGACGGCATGACCGCCCTCATGTACGCGGCGGAAAGCGGCCACGCGGAAATCGCAAGGATTCTGCTGGAAAACGGCGCGGACTACGATGAAAAGGACAACGAAGGAATGTCCGCCCTGGGCTGGGCCGCCCAGTCCGGATACACCGACATAGTGAACCTCATGCTTTCCGGCAGGTACAACAGGCCCGGAAAAAAGTGA
- a CDS encoding prepilin-type N-terminal cleavage/methylation domain-containing protein: MLQKLTRKDKGFTLIELMIVIAIIGILAAIAIPNFIAYRKRSYNAAANSDAKNAYTAAQAYFTDNPTGTATLALIKSNGYVQSANVTTTVAAGTQGTLSITATHGSGDKTYTVASDGTITAA; the protein is encoded by the coding sequence ATGCTTCAGAAACTCACCCGCAAGGACAAAGGCTTCACCCTCATCGAACTCATGATCGTCATCGCCATTATCGGTATCTTGGCGGCCATCGCAATCCCGAACTTCATCGCCTATCGTAAGCGTTCCTACAACGCGGCAGCCAACTCCGATGCCAAGAACGCCTACACTGCGGCCCAGGCCTATTTCACCGACAACCCCACCGGAACTGCGACTCTGGCATTGATCAAGAGCAACGGCTATGTCCAGAGCGCCAACGTGACCACCACCGTTGCGGCTGGCACCCAGGGCACACTGTCCATCACCGCGACCCACGGCTCCGGCGACAAGACCTACACCGTAGCCTCCGACGGCACCATCACCGCTGCATAG
- a CDS encoding exodeoxyribonuclease VII large subunit translates to MDTPYRPVQRRILTISEFSGLVKKTLEDAYPYVWVTGEISNFSAPSSGHFYFSLKDLGAQVKCVMWKGINRHLKFSPADGMAAIALGRVSVYEPQGAYQLIIEHLEPAGIGALAVAFMQMKEKLEKEGLFDQKRKRPLPFLPGFVSVITSPTGAVIHDILRVAGKRYENARIQVVPVKVQGETSAAEIVAALETVNRRAEADVIILARGGGSLEDLAPFNTEAVARAVHSSAIPVVSAVGHETDTTICDFVADQRAPTPTAAAQMVWPEKEAWVQRIDENAMRLTNLMKRLLERKSLVLEHNTRRLIPPNEMAARSKARLESLMYKLESSILRNIENRARLSLGLKDRLMDSGPQSRAQKLKSTLELFDLKLRHSLAGAITGREASLNGATGRLKALSPRAVLERGYSITLSVPRKAVIRRSDMVHEGQPVEITLGSGSLICRVEKTAGPKPGKETESP, encoded by the coding sequence ATGGACACCCCATACAGGCCGGTTCAAAGGCGGATTCTCACGATTTCCGAGTTTTCCGGGCTCGTCAAAAAGACCCTGGAGGATGCCTACCCCTATGTCTGGGTCACGGGCGAAATCTCCAACTTTTCGGCCCCGTCCTCCGGCCACTTTTATTTTTCCCTCAAAGACCTTGGCGCGCAGGTAAAGTGCGTGATGTGGAAAGGCATCAACCGGCACCTGAAATTTTCCCCCGCCGACGGCATGGCCGCCATCGCCCTTGGCCGGGTTTCGGTCTACGAGCCCCAGGGCGCGTACCAGCTCATCATCGAGCACCTGGAGCCCGCCGGTATCGGCGCTTTGGCGGTGGCCTTCATGCAGATGAAGGAAAAGCTGGAAAAGGAAGGCCTCTTCGACCAGAAACGCAAAAGGCCCCTGCCCTTTCTGCCCGGTTTCGTAAGTGTCATCACCTCGCCCACCGGCGCGGTCATCCACGACATCCTCCGGGTAGCCGGGAAAAGATACGAAAACGCAAGAATCCAGGTGGTCCCGGTAAAGGTCCAGGGCGAGACCAGCGCGGCTGAAATCGTGGCCGCCCTCGAAACGGTGAACAGGAGGGCCGAGGCTGACGTCATAATACTGGCCCGTGGCGGCGGAAGCCTGGAGGATCTGGCCCCCTTCAACACCGAGGCCGTGGCCAGGGCCGTTCATAGCTCCGCAATTCCGGTGGTCTCCGCCGTGGGCCATGAGACCGACACCACCATCTGCGACTTCGTGGCCGACCAAAGGGCCCCCACCCCAACCGCCGCCGCCCAGATGGTGTGGCCGGAAAAGGAGGCCTGGGTCCAGCGGATCGACGAAAACGCCATGCGCCTGACAAACCTCATGAAAAGGCTTCTGGAGAGAAAATCCCTGGTCCTCGAACACAACACCCGCCGCCTGATCCCGCCCAATGAAATGGCGGCCCGGTCCAAGGCCCGGCTCGAAAGCCTGATGTATAAGCTGGAATCCTCGATTCTGCGAAACATCGAAAACCGCGCCCGCCTTTCCCTTGGGCTCAAAGACCGGCTCATGGATTCCGGCCCCCAATCACGCGCACAAAAACTTAAATCAACACTTGAACTTTTTGATCTCAAGCTGCGCCATTCGCTGGCCGGGGCCATCACTGGCCGGGAAGCCTCTTTGAACGGCGCAACCGGACGCCTTAAAGCCCTCTCCCCAAGAGCGGTGCTGGAACGAGGCTACTCCATAACCCTAAGCGTTCCCAGAAAGGCCGTCATTCGGCGAAGCGACATGGTTCATGAAGGTCAACCCGTCGAAATAACCCTTGGGTCCGGCTCTCTGATCTGCCGGGTGGAAAAAACCGCAGGCCCCAAGCCCGGAAAGGAAACGGAATCACCATGA
- a CDS encoding glycosyltransferase family 2 protein, with protein sequence MKLSIVIPVYNEEKTISQVLDGVLAVNLPGIEREIVAVNDCSTDRTLDVLKGIEKSGAIRLFSHEKNMGKGAALRTGFASVTGDIVLVQDADLEYDPAEYPRLLAPILQGKADVVYGSRFVGGDVHRVLYFWHSVGNRFLTLLSNMFTNLNLTDMEVCYKVFRREILDKIKIEENRFGFEPEITAKVAKLKCRIYEVGISYSGRTYAEGKKIGAKDGFKALWCIIKYNLFR encoded by the coding sequence TTGAAACTTTCCATAGTGATTCCGGTATATAATGAGGAAAAAACCATAAGCCAGGTGCTCGATGGGGTTTTGGCGGTAAACCTTCCCGGAATTGAAAGGGAAATAGTGGCGGTTAACGACTGCTCCACAGACCGTACCCTGGACGTGCTTAAAGGAATCGAAAAATCCGGGGCCATAAGGCTTTTCTCCCACGAAAAAAACATGGGCAAGGGCGCGGCCCTCAGAACCGGGTTCGCCTCGGTAACGGGCGACATAGTCCTTGTTCAGGACGCCGATCTCGAATACGACCCTGCCGAGTACCCAAGGCTTCTGGCCCCCATACTTCAGGGCAAGGCCGACGTCGTTTACGGCTCCCGCTTCGTTGGCGGCGACGTGCACAGGGTGCTCTATTTCTGGCATTCGGTGGGCAACCGCTTCCTGACCCTTTTGTCCAACATGTTCACGAACTTGAATCTTACCGACATGGAGGTCTGTTACAAGGTTTTCAGACGCGAAATACTGGACAAAATCAAAATTGAGGAAAACCGCTTCGGTTTCGAGCCGGAAATAACCGCCAAGGTTGCGAAGCTCAAATGCAGGATTTACGAGGTGGGCATATCGTATTCGGGCCGGACCTACGCGGAAGGAAAAAAAATCGGCGCAAAGGACGGGTTCAAGGCCCTGTGGTGCATCATCAAGTATAATCTTTTCAGATAA
- a CDS encoding alcohol dehydrogenase catalytic domain-containing protein, with amino-acid sequence MNVAVYYNNRDVRLETRPVPAIGSREILVKILASGICGSDVMEWYRIKKAPIVLGHEITGVVVKTGSEVKRFKPGDRVFVTHHVPCNTCAYCAEGLHTVCDTLRTTTFDPGGFSQYVRVPEINVDRGTLKLPDEVSFEDGSFIEPLGCVWRAQQRMARLQPGWSVLVLGAGISGLLHVALAKALGAGRIMATDVNEYRLEAAKAVGADKVIHAGQDVPAWVRKVNDGRGARLVLVCAGALSVYRQALQSVDRGGTVLVFAPTDPGVEFPIPINTLWQDGVTWTQSYGAGPADCAAALSLIRHNRVPVKSLITHRLPLSGTGRGFSLVSGAAGEDSIKVLIMPHEGI; translated from the coding sequence ATGAACGTCGCCGTCTACTACAATAACCGGGACGTGCGCCTGGAAACAAGGCCGGTACCCGCCATAGGAAGCCGGGAAATCCTGGTGAAAATTCTGGCCAGCGGCATCTGTGGCAGCGACGTCATGGAATGGTACCGCATCAAAAAGGCCCCCATAGTACTGGGACATGAAATAACCGGCGTCGTGGTCAAAACCGGCTCGGAGGTGAAAAGGTTCAAGCCCGGCGACAGGGTCTTCGTGACCCACCATGTGCCTTGCAACACCTGCGCTTACTGCGCCGAGGGCCTTCACACCGTGTGCGACACTTTGCGCACCACAACCTTCGATCCGGGCGGCTTCTCACAGTACGTGCGGGTTCCTGAAATAAACGTTGACCGGGGGACGCTCAAACTGCCGGACGAGGTGAGCTTCGAGGACGGCTCCTTCATCGAGCCCCTTGGCTGCGTGTGGCGGGCGCAACAGCGTATGGCGCGCCTTCAGCCCGGCTGGAGCGTCCTGGTCCTGGGAGCCGGAATATCGGGCCTTTTGCACGTGGCCCTGGCAAAGGCCCTTGGGGCAGGGCGCATAATGGCCACGGACGTTAACGAATACCGGCTTGAAGCGGCCAAAGCCGTCGGGGCCGACAAGGTGATCCACGCCGGACAGGACGTTCCGGCCTGGGTGAGAAAGGTCAACGACGGGCGGGGCGCAAGGCTGGTCCTTGTCTGCGCGGGGGCACTATCGGTATACAGGCAGGCATTGCAGAGTGTGGACAGGGGTGGCACGGTCCTGGTTTTCGCCCCCACAGATCCTGGCGTGGAGTTTCCCATACCCATAAACACCCTCTGGCAGGACGGTGTCACCTGGACCCAGTCCTACGGCGCAGGCCCGGCGGACTGCGCTGCGGCGCTTTCCCTCATACGCCACAACAGGGTGCCGGTCAAAAGCCTCATAACCCACAGGCTGCCCCTGAGCGGGACGGGCCGGGGCTTTTCGCTGGTTTCAGGCGCAGCGGGGGAGGACTCCATAAAGGTCCTCATAATGCCTCACGAGGGCATATGA
- a CDS encoding polyprenyl synthetase family protein translates to MNIKSYLAEKSALVEKALEKILGGLPQDSRVAAAMCYSVRAGGKRIRPILCIASAEAVGGRAKDVMDAACALELIHTFSLIHDDLPGLDNDDLRRGKPTCHKAFDEATAILAGDALLNLAFEMLTEKADGDADELARRFRVIHSIAKGVGLSGMIEGQMHDILGEKCRLDLAELETMHGLKTGALISASVFAGACMAKARPEQIVALEKFSRLIGLAFQVADDILNVVGDPAIMGKAKGTDAARSKSTYPALLGLDGARDFGNSLVADALEALSGFDEKSAPLAAIARYVIERTH, encoded by the coding sequence ATGAATATCAAATCCTATCTTGCCGAAAAGAGCGCCCTGGTTGAAAAAGCGCTTGAAAAAATTTTGGGCGGGCTTCCACAAGACAGCCGGGTGGCCGCCGCCATGTGCTACAGCGTGCGTGCGGGCGGAAAGCGGATACGTCCCATTTTGTGCATCGCCTCAGCCGAGGCCGTGGGAGGGCGCGCCAAGGATGTAATGGACGCGGCCTGCGCCCTGGAGCTCATCCACACCTTTTCCCTGATTCACGACGACCTTCCGGGCCTGGACAACGACGACCTCCGTCGCGGAAAGCCAACCTGCCACAAGGCCTTTGACGAGGCCACCGCCATCCTGGCCGGGGACGCCCTCTTGAACCTGGCCTTTGAAATGCTGACGGAAAAAGCCGATGGTGATGCGGATGAGCTTGCCCGGCGTTTTCGGGTGATTCACTCCATAGCAAAAGGCGTGGGTTTGAGCGGCATGATAGAAGGCCAGATGCACGACATCCTTGGTGAAAAATGCCGGCTTGATCTGGCCGAACTTGAAACCATGCACGGCCTGAAAACCGGCGCTCTGATATCGGCCTCGGTTTTTGCCGGTGCGTGTATGGCCAAGGCCAGACCGGAACAGATCGTGGCCCTGGAAAAATTTTCGCGTTTGATCGGCCTGGCCTTTCAGGTGGCTGACGATATCTTGAACGTGGTGGGCGACCCTGCCATAATGGGCAAGGCTAAAGGAACCGACGCCGCCCGCAGCAAGAGCACCTACCCTGCCCTTCTGGGCCTTGACGGGGCAAGGGATTTCGGAAACAGCCTCGTCGCCGATGCGTTGGAGGCCCTTTCCGGCTTTGATGAAAAAAGCGCTCCGCTTGCAGCAATCGCCAGATATGTCATTGAACGCACCCATTAG
- a CDS encoding tetratricopeptide repeat protein — translation MRDRSLASIVENGASSLRGKELVAVALLFFAILAGYANSFYSPFVYDDLNNIVANPNVHASHFSLRELSKSFFNNEINSRPLAYLSFAVNHAFHGLSVFGYHLVNFIVHFAVAVVLFFLFRTMLLLLKPENGKSAALLGAFLAALLWAVHPIQANAVSFIVQRMTSMCGLFFFLAIWFYVMARTGRMPAFFFVLCGACFLLALGFKENALLLPLNFGLIEIIFFETKWSRRQKLIAAVMAVALLTIAALRAWMLWGRLEAAYADRYFTVFERLLTEPRILFFYLGLMAFPWTERFALLHDAEVSRSLFSPATTLPAVFGVLLLIFWALWMARRQRLLSFAILFFFLNHLLESTILPLELVYEHRNYVPSAFLFLPVGAALASVWEKGVRQSLPALLAVIFAGLFVALSIFSVHEINRNFSSEERLWRYHIKKYPAYSLPHSHLGEAYWQRSMTKACVECRAAVELNRFNSKSQAAMALYNTGVCHLHLNKDPKTAISLFRQALKTIPDYIPGLNSLSLAQLAAGDTENALETATGSLSYFPKNPALSETLALIFVQKKEYEKAVETAKKALAAKAGATSFHAVIGAAFARMGDLEKSAAHWDIFLKDYSMDIRGLVSLAYLNARLGRRDSGGVVDRLFGMIPPGQVDEFIAFCKADPVFMLYVPLDDDLWPIIKRILEDRQARNSEGGKKEVH, via the coding sequence ATGCGAGACAGAAGCCTTGCTTCGATCGTCGAAAATGGCGCGTCCAGCCTGCGCGGTAAGGAACTCGTTGCGGTTGCGCTTCTTTTTTTCGCGATTCTTGCAGGATACGCGAACAGCTTTTACAGCCCATTTGTTTATGACGATTTAAACAATATCGTAGCCAACCCCAATGTACACGCCTCGCATTTTTCACTTCGGGAATTATCCAAAAGTTTTTTCAACAACGAAATCAATTCAAGGCCCTTGGCCTATCTCTCATTCGCCGTAAACCACGCCTTTCACGGCCTTTCGGTTTTCGGCTATCATCTGGTCAATTTCATCGTGCATTTCGCCGTTGCGGTGGTCCTGTTCTTTCTTTTCCGAACCATGCTTTTACTGTTGAAACCGGAAAACGGAAAAAGCGCCGCTCTTCTCGGCGCATTTTTGGCCGCCCTTTTATGGGCCGTCCATCCCATCCAGGCAAACGCGGTAAGCTTCATCGTCCAGCGCATGACATCCATGTGTGGCCTGTTTTTTTTCCTCGCCATCTGGTTTTATGTTATGGCCCGCACCGGCAGGATGCCCGCCTTTTTCTTCGTTCTTTGCGGGGCGTGCTTCCTTCTGGCCTTGGGCTTCAAGGAAAACGCGCTGCTTTTGCCCCTCAATTTCGGGCTGATCGAAATAATTTTTTTTGAAACCAAGTGGAGCAGACGCCAAAAATTGATCGCCGCCGTCATGGCCGTGGCCTTGCTGACGATAGCGGCTTTAAGGGCCTGGATGCTCTGGGGCCGCCTGGAAGCGGCTTATGCGGATCGTTACTTCACCGTATTCGAGCGCCTTCTCACCGAACCCAGGATTTTGTTCTTCTACCTTGGCCTTATGGCATTTCCCTGGACGGAGCGCTTCGCCCTTCTTCACGACGCAGAGGTCTCCCGATCCCTTTTCTCCCCCGCCACAACCTTGCCAGCTGTCTTCGGGGTGCTGCTTCTCATTTTCTGGGCCCTGTGGATGGCAAGGCGTCAACGCCTCCTGTCCTTCGCCATTCTTTTCTTTTTCCTAAATCACCTGCTGGAAAGCACAATTTTGCCCCTTGAGCTCGTCTACGAGCATCGAAATTACGTCCCATCGGCCTTTTTGTTCCTTCCGGTGGGCGCAGCCCTTGCGAGCGTATGGGAAAAAGGCGTCCGGCAGTCCCTCCCGGCTTTGCTGGCTGTAATTTTCGCGGGCCTTTTCGTGGCGCTCTCAATTTTTTCGGTGCACGAAATAAACCGCAACTTTTCCTCCGAAGAGCGCCTGTGGCGATATCACATAAAAAAATACCCAGCCTATTCGCTTCCCCATTCCCATCTTGGTGAGGCTTACTGGCAAAGGAGCATGACCAAAGCCTGCGTCGAGTGTCGGGCTGCAGTTGAATTAAACAGGTTCAACAGTAAATCCCAGGCGGCCATGGCCCTTTACAATACCGGCGTATGCCATCTTCATTTGAATAAGGACCCGAAGACGGCGATTTCCCTGTTCAGGCAGGCCCTTAAAACGATTCCCGATTACATTCCGGGCTTAAACTCCCTTTCTCTGGCGCAGCTTGCGGCTGGCGATACCGAAAACGCCCTTGAAACCGCCACCGGAAGCCTTTCGTATTTTCCCAAAAATCCGGCGCTGTCGGAAACACTCGCCCTGATCTTCGTTCAGAAAAAGGAGTATGAAAAGGCGGTGGAAACTGCGAAAAAGGCCCTTGCCGCCAAGGCCGGGGCAACGTCTTTTCACGCGGTTATAGGGGCTGCTTTCGCAAGGATGGGGGACCTCGAAAAAAGCGCCGCCCATTGGGATATCTTTCTCAAGGATTATTCCATGGATATTCGCGGACTGGTCTCTCTGGCCTATCTGAACGCGAGGCTTGGGCGCAGGGATTCGGGAGGAGTCGTCGACAGGCTTTTCGGCATGATTCCTCCCGGGCAGGTTGATGAATTCATCGCCTTTTGCAAGGCCGATCCGGTATTCATGCTTTATGTTCCTCTTGATGACGATTTATGGCCTATAATAAAGCGGATACTGGAAGACAGGCAGGCCCGGAATTCCGAAGGCGGCAAAAAGGAGGTCCATTGA
- the xseB gene encoding exodeoxyribonuclease VII small subunit, which produces MKKPSFETAMAELEKIVREMETGELSLDASLKKFEDGMRLSRLCAEKLDEVQKKVTILMSGDNGSREEAFEPGSDE; this is translated from the coding sequence ATGAAAAAGCCCTCCTTTGAAACGGCCATGGCCGAGCTTGAAAAAATCGTAAGGGAAATGGAAACCGGCGAGCTTTCCCTTGACGCATCCCTGAAAAAATTCGAGGACGGAATGCGCCTCTCGCGCCTGTGCGCCGAAAAGCTTGATGAAGTGCAGAAAAAAGTGACCATATTGATGTCGGGCGATAACGGCTCGCGGGAAGAGGCTTTCGAGCCCGGCTCTGACGAATAG
- a CDS encoding acyl-CoA dehydrogenase family protein — MTYPNPDNPYSFNEFLEWRKNFDFYADDPFLQKVLARFAGADFPAVDKAARLLSPKASFRWRDLAEAAASPENRPFLVNYDGHGNRVDRIVRPMETLLMEREVFSEALFSERTSPWERVIKMFLIAENSESCLVCPITCTEGLAELIRRFADTDELKGILAHIAEGIDGNFAIGAQYLSEIQGGSDVAANLLEAVPENGHFRLYGKKFFCSATHADYAVVTAKPRGSEKVGVFVVPSWLPGNREREIRNGYTIDRIKWKMGTAELTTGEITYNGALAYQVGPLDRGIANAVGIVLTLSRMTIALGGAAGLVRASREALRYADFRKAFGVKLTDFPMVRMDLEVVSDAAMRSTVGCFAVYDEFFRMPGGLEGGLGKNEEPEIKKRRFRLRQLIMLQKITVAQDSVDMLRKAMSIFGGHGVMEDFSILPRLYRDAAVNELWEGPRNVLLTQMYRDFKRAAAWYPPKAFVRDLLKGAETDVVSEFSGEITDLTGPDDLFGEGAEELCLRWDCFCEDLFHAWQAVQLDLLESDQ; from the coding sequence ATGACTTATCCGAATCCCGACAATCCTTACAGCTTCAATGAATTTCTGGAATGGCGCAAAAATTTCGATTTCTACGCAGATGACCCCTTTCTTCAGAAGGTCCTGGCCCGTTTTGCAGGCGCGGACTTTCCGGCGGTGGACAAGGCTGCGAGGCTCCTGTCCCCAAAGGCGTCCTTTCGATGGAGGGATCTGGCCGAGGCCGCAGCCTCGCCTGAAAACCGGCCCTTTCTGGTGAATTACGACGGCCACGGAAACAGGGTGGACCGCATCGTAAGGCCAATGGAAACCCTTCTTATGGAGCGGGAGGTCTTTTCCGAAGCCCTGTTTTCCGAAAGGACATCGCCCTGGGAGCGGGTGATAAAGATGTTCCTCATCGCCGAAAATTCCGAATCCTGCCTGGTCTGCCCCATTACCTGCACAGAAGGCCTGGCGGAACTTATCAGGCGTTTCGCCGACACCGATGAACTTAAGGGCATACTGGCCCACATCGCTGAGGGTATTGACGGAAATTTCGCAATAGGCGCGCAGTACCTTTCCGAAATCCAGGGCGGAAGCGACGTGGCGGCCAATCTCCTGGAGGCTGTCCCCGAAAACGGGCATTTCAGGCTCTACGGAAAAAAATTCTTCTGCTCCGCCACCCACGCCGACTACGCGGTGGTCACGGCCAAGCCGCGCGGAAGCGAAAAGGTGGGCGTCTTCGTGGTTCCATCCTGGCTGCCCGGAAACAGGGAACGCGAGATCAGAAACGGCTACACCATAGACCGCATAAAGTGGAAGATGGGAACCGCCGAGCTGACCACGGGCGAGATAACCTACAACGGCGCGCTTGCCTATCAGGTCGGCCCGCTTGACCGTGGGATCGCAAACGCAGTGGGAATAGTGCTTACCCTTTCGCGCATGACCATAGCCTTGGGCGGGGCAGCCGGGCTTGTCCGGGCTTCGAGGGAGGCCCTTCGCTACGCGGATTTCCGAAAGGCCTTCGGGGTGAAATTGACCGATTTCCCCATGGTGAGGATGGATTTGGAGGTCGTTTCCGACGCGGCCATGCGCTCCACCGTTGGGTGTTTTGCGGTTTACGACGAATTTTTCAGGATGCCGGGGGGCCTGGAAGGCGGCCTGGGCAAGAACGAGGAGCCGGAGATCAAGAAAAGACGGTTTCGCCTGCGCCAGCTCATAATGCTTCAAAAGATAACCGTAGCCCAGGATTCGGTGGACATGCTCAGAAAGGCCATGTCTATTTTCGGCGGGCACGGCGTTATGGAGGATTTCTCCATATTGCCCCGCCTGTACCGGGACGCGGCGGTGAACGAGCTATGGGAAGGTCCCAGAAACGTGCTTCTGACCCAGATGTACAGGGATTTCAAGAGGGCCGCCGCGTGGTATCCGCCTAAAGCCTTTGTGCGTGACCTGCTGAAAGGGGCCGAAACGGATGTGGTATCGGAATTTTCAGGTGAAATAACCGATCTTACGGGGCCTGACGATCTTTTTGGCGAGGGCGCGGAAGAGCTTTGCCTGCGCTGGGACTGTTTCTGCGAGGACCTTTTTCACGCCTGGCAGGCGGTTCAGCTCGATCTTTTGGAGTCAGATCAATAA